One genomic segment of Fibrobacter sp. includes these proteins:
- a CDS encoding ferritin: MSKLYDNLNEQMNFELESAYIYATMSAYLDAQNMKGMSHFMDEQVKEEMSHAAKFKKFLQETGYGVKFRSLNPGDGKFGSIEEVFKKALAHEKVVTSRIHNLVKEAREEGDQRVLNLLAWFVDEQIEEEDTFSVLAERLERIAGQWNGLYILDKELSAR, encoded by the coding sequence ATGAGTAAATTATACGATAATCTGAATGAACAGATGAATTTCGAGTTGGAATCTGCGTACATCTATGCGACAATGTCAGCGTATTTGGATGCACAGAACATGAAAGGGATGTCACATTTTATGGATGAGCAGGTGAAGGAAGAGATGTCCCATGCCGCTAAATTCAAAAAATTCCTTCAGGAAACAGGATATGGTGTGAAATTTCGTTCTTTAAATCCCGGAGATGGGAAATTCGGATCTATTGAAGAGGTATTTAAAAAGGCCCTTGCACATGAGAAAGTGGTGACATCACGCATTCATAACCTGGTAAAAGAAGCAAGAGAGGAAGGTGATCAGAGAGTGCTTAATCTTCTTGCCTGGTTTGTGGATGAGCAAATCGAGGAAGAGGACACTTTCAGCGTGCTTGCAGAGAGACTGGAAAGAATTGCCGGTCAATGGAATGGCCTGTACATTCTCGATAAAGAGCTTTCTGCCAGATAA